The genomic region GCAGAAGCAGAAGAAAAAACAGCGGAAGAAAAAATAGAGTTGCCTGAGGCTGAAAAAAAATGGGTCATCTATAATACCACCAACTCCGGACTTCCAGACAATTATATCAGAGCAATTACAATAGATGGAAAAGGTAATAAATGGATCGGAACCAGCAGGGGGCTGGTTCAGTTTGACGGTAAAGATTTTACCGTTTATAATACATTGAATTGTGAGCTTCCTGACGAATATGTAAATGCAATAGCCATAGACAAAAGTGAAAAGGTGTGGATCGCAACCGATGATGGCATTGCCAGGTTTGACCCAGATGGGGAAATAGAAAAAATGTGGACAATTTATCAAAAATCAAATCCATCTGCACAGGATTATGTGTATAATCCTGTCAAATCTGTTACAATAGATGAAAAAGGAATAAAATGGTTTGGGTCTGAAGCAGGATTAATGAAGTTTGTTCAGGGTGATAGCGAGGGATCCCCTGATAAGTGGAAGATTTATAATACTTCAAATTCAAGCATACCTGATGATGAAATTGGGTCAGTCACGATTGATAAACAAGGACTTAAATGGATTGGAACTTATTATGGAGGATTAGCAAGTTTTGATGAAGTAAAATGCACTGTTTATAACCAGGAAAATTCCGGTTTACCTACCCAGGGCGGTGTAGGAATTATCGCAATTGATACTATTGGTAATAAGTGGGTTGCAACAGGTAATGGATTGGTGAAATTAAAGGCAGATGGACAGCCAGGTGAGAAATGTATTGTATATAATAAATTAAATTCAGGATTGCCCATCAACTCAATTGGTGCGCTTGCCTTTGACAAAGGTGGAAATCTATGGATCGGTACATGGGGTGGGGGATTGGTGAAATATGATGGTACCAACTGGAAGGTCTATGATCAATCAAATTCACAGCTTCCACATAATAAGATATGGTCAATATTAATTGATGAAAACGATTATAAATGGATTGGAACTTTGTCGGGTGGGTTGGCAGTTTTTAAATGAAAATAAAAGTAAATCCAAAGACAAAGAAAATTTAAAATGAAAAAAACTGCCTCCCTATTTTTACTTTTTACTTTTTACTTAAAAGCAACGGACAGGAGGATATGAGAATTGGCAATAGAAATTGCTGATAAACTATACGAAATTATTGTAGCACGAAATTTATTTCGTGGTAAAATTATATATCCCGCGATATAAATATCGCGCTACAGTTCAGAAACTCCTGACTTCTCGTAATCTGTGTTTACAGTTTCGGACAAGGGATAACCATTTCCTTGAATTTAGGCTTCTTTGCCCTACTGTAGCCATAAAGCATGAATTCGTAAATAATTGCAATTTCAAAGGAGCCGGTAGTAGTAGAGCTAAGTTTTGAAATTGTAAGATCGTAACTAAATCCTATGATCAGGTCATTATCAAATCCCAGCAGATTTTCTTCTTTAATTCCTCCCATGAAAACAAGTGCATCATGGTGCACATCCTTTTCAGCATCTTTTTTAATAGCCGGAAGCCCCCTGTACCAAACTCCAAACATAACAGGACGATAATTCCAATAGATCCCTAGATCTAACTGGTCAAATTTTCCCTGCATCTTGTAATTGATTGCCGGGGAAATACTTTGGCTATTCTTCTTCCTGGCTATAATACTGCCTATTGGTATTTTAGCGCCTGCATGGAAGGTTGTTTTCAATGGTAAAACACTTTTAGTTTCCACGAAAGATTGATTGGGCAGGGTTAGATGATTCGCTGAAATACCAAACCAATAATTAATAGCATTATCCCTGGTAAAATTTGAATACGTCAATCCTCCGGCAGAAAAATCAAAGTATCTTATCTTATCACTACCTCGGTCTTCTTGTGTAAGAGGAGAGATTGTGCCACCAACGCCAAATTGATCTCTAAACGTGAGCAAGCTAAAATCATAACTTCTAAACGTGTATGAAAAATTCAATCCACCCCTTGCATACCAATGCCGGGCAATTGGTAGCATGTATGAATACAGAAAACCCAGATTGGTTTGGCTCTGTAACTTTACACTTTTACCAATGCCTATAGCATCGTACCATTGCTTGTCAACTCCTGCGTAACTCCTTGTAGCCAAAAATCCAAAACCACTTTTCCATTTTCTGACATTAATATCCAGTGAGACGGCCCTTGAATCAAAACGGTTTACATTTTTTTTCCATTGATTTCTGGCATTGACGACCAACCTTGCGAAAGGTGTTGTGCCTGTAAGTGCAGGGTTCAGGTATAGGGGAGCTGCATAGAACTGGGAAAATTGCGGATCCTGAGAAAAACAGTTGATCCAGATACTCGGGAACAGTTGACAGTTGACAAAGAAGAAAAAACATGCAATTGACAACCGGAAATGGGCTATATGTTGTAAAAGTCGTTTCATTTTTAAATTGTTATATTGTTTACTATCAATATTCAATTGTCTATTGTCTACTGTCTATTGTCTACTGTCTACTGTCTACTGCGTACTATTGCTCATCAGGTACTCCGCTCTGCCACGGCTTAAGTTCATAATCTTTAACAATTTCTTTATATGAATTTTCCCCCTCTAATACAAAGTTTGAATGATAGGGTTTGTACCCTTTCACTAATATTGTCATTTCAAAAACCTTTCCGGGAGGTATTACCAGCATATATTGTCCCGTTGAAGAATTCGAATGATAAATTCCCTCTGTTTTCCTTGTCTCATTGTCAATCATCATGATTGTCGCTCCCAAGGGTTCTTTTGTTTCAGATGACCTGATTACGCCTTTCATTACGATCAGGTCAACCATTTTAGTGGGCATGTGTACAACATAGATGTCGTGTCCTCCAAAACCGCCTTTCATATCGGATGAATAATAGCCCCTTTCACCGCTTGCAGAGATAACGAAAAAACGGTCATCACCTACATGATTAATAGGATAACCAAGATTTTCCGGCTCACTCCATAATCCATCTTCACCTAACTCAGACTTGAAAATATCAAAACCGCCCATGGTATTGTGACCTTGTGAGCCGAAATATAATGTTTTGCCATTCACATGTATAAAAGGCTCATCTTCATCATATGGAGTGTTAATAGTGGGGCCAAGATTTTGAGCTGGTCCCCATTCATAAATTGGATCCGCCTCTGCCTTATATATATCCCTGCCTCCATATCCTCCTGGTCTGTCGCTTGAAAAATACAAAACTTTTCTGTCAGCCGTCATGCTTGCACTTGATTCCTGCCAATTGGTATTTATATTTCTCCCTAATTTTCTTGGAACTGACCATGAAGTTCCTTTTAAACTGGAAACATAGATATCACCGGTAAGCAATTGTTCTTCATCAGTTCTATAGATAAAAAGCTCCTGGCCATCAGTAGACAGGCCAATACAGGCGTCATGTGTATTTGTATTTATATTTGTATCAATTTTTTCAGCTTTAGTCCATGCTCCGTTTTTTTTATAAGATATGTAAACGTCTTCAAAATATTCATTGTTGGGGTCTAATAATCTCCCTGTACTTTCTTCATGTCTTGACGTGAATATCATCACAGATTCATCTGCTGTAATTACCGGTACATAATCGGCATAGGGAGAATTAATATTTTCCTCCAGGTTTTCAATTTTCACATCTACAGGATTTGCAATCATTTGTTTGGCTCTTTTTGAAATCTCAATATATCTGTTAACGTCAGAATTCTTATATTCTTTAACAGTTAAAGAATTTCTGTATTTCTGAAATGCCTTAATGGCATCGTCAAAACGGCTGTCTAAATGGTATGCTAATCCCAGGTCAAAATAGACATCGGTTTTACCTGCCTCAATAGCTTTCTCAAAAAATGTTATCGCCTGCTGATGATATTTCGTGGTATATAAATAACAAATTGCGATTTTATAATTTAATTCGGCATTCGCGATATCATTTTTATATAAAGATATATAACGAGGAAGTGCACGCTGGTAAAGCCCCCCATCAAAATAATAGTCTGCAAGTTTAGTGCTAAGCTTTTTTTCCCTTTTGTTTATACTTATTGAGTCTGTATTTGCAATAACACCATTTTGTAGTAAATTTTTATCCGTGAAAAAATATAGCGCTAACGCCGGCAAATATGCTGCTTTTCCATCATAATCGACTATTTTTAAGCGATAGTATGGGTAAGGGATTTTAGGTGAAAGACTTGTATCAACTACCGTATAATATAGTGCAACACTGCTATTTCCAGCGCCATCAATATTAATTAAATCTTCAAAATTTACGCCATCATTACTTCGCTGTACGGTAAAATAATCGTTATTGTGTTCAGAGGATGTTACCCAATAAATAATGGCTTTATCGTCTTCTGACCATATTGTAAAGAAAACAACATCTGTAGCTAAAGAATCAACAGTTTCTTTAATATTTTGTGCCCCAACTTTCCCAAAGCCGGTTGTAAGCAAAATAGTTATCAATAATATGTAAGAGATATTTTTAGAATACATTACGTTGATTTTTTTGTTAATTTTCTAATTTACAAATTATCTAAGTAACATCACATAACCTGTTTTAGATAATTCATCGCCACTACAAAATACTACATCAATTGTAAATACATAAACATCTTGTTTGGCCATTTTCCCTCTGTAAAATCCATTCCAGCCCTTCCAGTTTTTTAATCCGTCAGGATCGG from Cytophagales bacterium harbors:
- a CDS encoding tetratricopeptide repeat protein, producing the protein MYSKNISYILLITILLTTGFGKVGAQNIKETVDSLATDVVFFTIWSEDDKAIIYWVTSSEHNNDYFTVQRSNDGVNFEDLINIDGAGNSSVALYYTVVDTSLSPKIPYPYYRLKIVDYDGKAAYLPALALYFFTDKNLLQNGVIANTDSISINKREKKLSTKLADYYFDGGLYQRALPRYISLYKNDIANAELNYKIAICYLYTTKYHQQAITFFEKAIEAGKTDVYFDLGLAYHLDSRFDDAIKAFQKYRNSLTVKEYKNSDVNRYIEISKRAKQMIANPVDVKIENLEENINSPYADYVPVITADESVMIFTSRHEESTGRLLDPNNEYFEDVYISYKKNGAWTKAEKIDTNINTNTHDACIGLSTDGQELFIYRTDEEQLLTGDIYVSSLKGTSWSVPRKLGRNINTNWQESSASMTADRKVLYFSSDRPGGYGGRDIYKAEADPIYEWGPAQNLGPTINTPYDEDEPFIHVNGKTLYFGSQGHNTMGGFDIFKSELGEDGLWSEPENLGYPINHVGDDRFFVISASGERGYYSSDMKGGFGGHDIYVVHMPTKMVDLIVMKGVIRSSETKEPLGATIMMIDNETRKTEGIYHSNSSTGQYMLVIPPGKVFEMTILVKGYKPYHSNFVLEGENSYKEIVKDYELKPWQSGVPDEQ
- a CDS encoding type IX secretion system membrane protein PorP/SprF; protein product: MKRLLQHIAHFRLSIACFFFFVNCQLFPSIWINCFSQDPQFSQFYAAPLYLNPALTGTTPFARLVVNARNQWKKNVNRFDSRAVSLDINVRKWKSGFGFLATRSYAGVDKQWYDAIGIGKSVKLQSQTNLGFLYSYMLPIARHWYARGGLNFSYTFRSYDFSLLTFRDQFGVGGTISPLTQEDRGSDKIRYFDFSAGGLTYSNFTRDNAINYWFGISANHLTLPNQSFVETKSVLPLKTTFHAGAKIPIGSIIARKKNSQSISPAINYKMQGKFDQLDLGIYWNYRPVMFGVWYRGLPAIKKDAEKDVHHDALVFMGGIKEENLLGFDNDLIIGFSYDLTISKLSSTTTGSFEIAIIYEFMLYGYSRAKKPKFKEMVIPCPKL